In Oryza sativa Japonica Group chromosome 11, ASM3414082v1, the following are encoded in one genomic region:
- the LOC136354205 gene encoding uncharacterized protein, whose amino-acid sequence MASLSASPSGRRLSELLEEKQEPFYLDLHLLEKGCSPRLLDGYDTAAAAAVMCWPAAAAAGGGNDAAASVLRRLTTTTTKKKKEAAARGAGKKTTKKPAAAAAAATGLLRVLLSKILHVKAASNRKPAALQSSESFSFKKVAAAAAAPSPCSTKHHPLDAAAAADEKEEEIEYTDSESDDEKQFSPVSVLDHPFDFESSPIHKRSPSRVAQPQGSPKNAMAFVRDLLEAAYSPALLTHLLSKTDDLINATADAAAAAASDDDDDDDCCYHHESDGGELAPAAAYWEAQRAELTRVSAMVASEVPSSSRIGAADVRPERDGVGADLEAAVLDQLLHELAVELAGGR is encoded by the coding sequence ATGGCGAGCTtgtcggcgtcgccgtcggggaGGCGGCTGTCGGAGCTGCTGGAGGAGAAGCAGGAGCCGTTCTACCTCGACCTTCACCTGCTGGAGAAGGGGTGCTCGCCGCGGCTGCTCGACGGctacgacaccgccgccgccgccgcggtcatgtgctggccggcggcggcggcggccggcggcggcaacgacgccgccgcgtccgTGCTCAGGcggctcaccaccaccaccaccaagaagaagaaggaggcggcggcgaggggcgcgGGCAAGAAGACGACGAAGaagcctgcggcggcggcggcggcggccaccgggcTCCTCCGCGTCCTCCTCTCCAAGATCCTCCACGTCAAGGCGGCGAGCAACCGGAAGCCGGCGGCGCTTCAGTCGTCGGAGTCGTTCAGCTTCaagaaggtcgccgccgccgccgccgcgccgtctccgTGCTCGACCAAGCACCAcccgctcgacgccgccgccgccgccgacgagaaggaggaggagatagaGTACACCGACTCGGAGTCCGACGACGAGAAGCAGTTCAGCCCGGTGTCCGTGCTGGACCACCCGTTCGACTTCGAGAGCTCACCCATCCACAAGCGCTCGCCGTCGCGGGTGGCGCAGCCGCAGGGCTCGCCGAAGAACGCCATGGCGTTCGTCCGCGACCTCCTCGAGGCGGCGTACTCGCCGGCGCTGCTCACCCACCTCCTCTCCAAGACCGACGACCTCATCAACGCcacggccgacgccgccgccgccgccgcctccgacgacgacgacgacgacgactgctgCTACCACCAcgagagcgacggcggcgagctcgcccccgccgccgcgtacTGGGAGGCGCAGAGGGCGGAGCTAACCAGGGTGTCGGCGATGGTGGCGTCGGAGGTGCCGAGCTCGTCGCGGATCGGCGCCGCCGACGTGCGGCCGGAGCgggacggcgtcggcgccgacCTCGAGGCCGCCGTGCTCGACCAGCTCCTGCACGAGCTCGccgtggagctcgccggcggccgctga